The Tigriopus californicus strain San Diego chromosome 5, Tcal_SD_v2.1, whole genome shotgun sequence genome includes a region encoding these proteins:
- the LOC131880626 gene encoding lysosome membrane protein 2-like translates to MGVETIKSWNPHGHSSSGFNFKFRQAKFIGTFVVGVGTILAIIGLVVVYVIVPAANLGRVKRHLNLNDSNSVGRRTFEFPKGTSFNRFFFFRLDHSCEIVNGDKPEVVQRGPYTFQSQKERVNFQYHAESDTLSYETITRYKFDPERSCEVCQSTDRMIFINIPLITLIYLGRTHRMFPQHFLHDLNNAIQLKGSHPDSVVTFMQVDKFLFHGWNPPCLRWFRESYSDLWQYLPERFYPEGFALQKSSNVSDFYTIKGGLKNIEEMFHIQQWGPDPNDMFGDLTPVRWWTPNGGFEGSNACNWLRGTDGFQFAPLITKDQPLWMFHRELCRSIELIPVQGDEMVQGVPVTRYVISENSLLFNTKRNLGFCMEAEAGTNWSACVKASPRSERLDVEECLLDPQYHGYCHKAVWDITSCMDGVPLALSLPHFYQAPTGLRTSVKGLSSSYPPFHETRIKVEPNTGMVVQYQKRLQFNLHLESDTNISQMEHIRKVLLPLFWYEESYEMDDMTLNLIKSDVLAPNKVLQIVQWFVVALGVGIVLLGIAHFWLCRSREKA, encoded by the exons ATGGGAGTGGAAACGATCAAGAGCTGGAATCCTCATGGGCATTCCTCTTCTGGTTTTAACTTTAAATTCCGTCAAGCCAAGTTTATCGGTACCTTCGTGGTTGGGGTGGGAACCATATTGGCTATAATTGGTCTCGTCGTGGTTTATGTGATTGTGCCTGCTGCAAATCTGGGGAGAGTTAAACGACATTTGAATCTGAATGATAGTAATTCAGTTGGTCGTCGAACGTTT GAATTCCCTAAAGGTACTTCCTTCAACcggttctttttcttccgtcTGGACCACTCTTGCGAAATTGTGAATGGTGATAAACCCGAAGTGGTTCAAAGAGGTCCCTATACATTCCAATCCCAAAAAGAGCGAGTCAATTTCCAATATCATGCTGAATCGGATACTTTGTCTTACGAGACCATCACTCGCTACAAGTTTGATCCAGAACGAAGTTGTGAGGTGTGCCAAAGTACGGATCGTATGATCTTCATCAACATACCCTTGATCACCTTGATCTACTTGGGGCGCACCCATCGGATGTTCCCACAGCACTTCCTACACGATCTGAATAACGCCATCCAATTGAAAGGCTCTCATCCGGATAGCGTGGTCACATTTATGCAAGTGGATAAGTTCCTGTTCCATGGATGGAATCCACCCTGTCTTCGATGGTTTAGGGAGTCCTACTCTGACTTGTGGCAATACCTACCAGAAAGATTCTACCCTGAGGGATTTGCTTTGCAAAAAAGTTCCAATGTTTCCGA TTTCTACACCATCAAAGGAGGCTTGAAGAACATAGAAGAGATGTTCCATATTCAGCAATGGGGACCAGACCCCAATGACATGTTTGGGGACCTCACACCAGTCCGTTGGTGGACCCCCAATGGAGGTTTTGAGGGTTCCAACGCTTGCAATTGGTTAAGAGGAACGGACGGTTTCCAATTTGCACCTCTCATCACCAAAGACCAACCCCTTTGGATGTTCCACAGAGAGTTGTGTCGATCGATTGAGCTCATTCCAGTG CAGGGAGACGAAATGGTGCAGGGTGTTCCCGTAACCCGATACGTTATATCGGAAAATTCTCTGCTCTTCAATACGAAACGGAATTTGGGGTTCTGCATGGAGGCAGAGGCTGGGACCAACTGGAGTGCCTGTGTTAAAGCCAGTCCTCGCTCCGAGCGATTGGACGTTGAGGAGTGTCTTTTGGATCCTCAATATCACGGCTATTGTCACAAAGCGGTGTGGGACATCACCTCGTGTATGGACGGGGTGCCTTTGGCCTTGTCTTTGCCACATTTCTATCAAGCTCCCACTGGCCTTCGAACTAGCGTGAAAGGGCTTTCGTCATCTTATCCACCATTTCATGAGACGAGGATCAAAGTCGAGCCCAACACGGGAATGGTGGTCCAATACCAAAAGCGATTGCAG TTCAATCTGCACTTGGAGAGTGATACCAACATCAGTCAAATGGAGCACATTCGAAAGGTGCTACTGCCACTCTTTTGGTACGAGGAGAGCTATGAGATGGATGACATGACCCTGAATTTGATCAAGAGTGATGTTTTGGCTCCCAACAAGGTCCTCCAAATTGTCCAATGGTTTGTGGTGGCCCTTGGGGTGGGGATTGTTCTCCTTGGAATAGCCCATTTTTGGCTCTGTCGTTCTAGAGAGAAGGCTTAG